In one Lycium barbarum isolate Lr01 chromosome 7, ASM1917538v2, whole genome shotgun sequence genomic region, the following are encoded:
- the LOC132603123 gene encoding uncharacterized protein LOC132603123: MSQQVTIEDTRINVATAIPVNNVEGHPEMFHTSIDTNPLRAGTDSALDTEYSGHVHQVSDESSHQSENSVHEVDTAFDLVADDSEGLPLQVTQVLDESTWCPESLLTQVKKETCNTDFEENNKTGDILTFDLDSPSLVIAVWDIMPDIEGHVDLPVASIFMGHEVTSDSFFIETVPTPSTLRPFLFDPSSANTHFISVAEPGFSSRGFKNSKR, translated from the coding sequence ATGTCTCAGCAGGTTACAATAGAAGATACAAGGATTAATGTTGCTACAGCTATCCCTGTGAATAATGTTGAGGGCCATCCTGAGATGTTTCATACTTCGATCGACACAAACCCCCTTAGAGCTGGAACTGATTCGGCGTTAGACACTGAATATTCAGGCCATGTGCACCAGGTGTCCGATGAAAGTTCTCACCAAAGTGAAAACTCAGTCCATGAAGTTGACACCGCGTTTGATTTGGTGGCAGATGATTCAGAGGGGCTTCCTTTGCAGGTAACTCAAGTTCTTGACGAATCTACCTGGTGCCCTGAAAGTTTGCTAACTCAAGTGAAAAAGGAAACTTGCAACACCGATTTTGAAGAGAACAACAAGACAGGGGACATCCTAACTTTTGATCTAGATTCTCCGTCTCTTGTTATTGCAGTTTGGGATATAATGCCCGATATCGAGGGCCATGTCGATTTGCCCGTTGCCTCTATTTTTATGGGTCATGAGGTAACATCTGATTCATTTTTTATTGAAACTGTGCCTACTCCGAGTACGTTGCGTCCTTTTTTGTTTGATCCTAGTTCGGCCAACACCCACTTCatatcagtggcggagccaggattttcatctagggggttcaaaaattctaaaaggtaa